One Candidatus Korarchaeum sp. DNA segment encodes these proteins:
- the proC gene encoding pyrroline-5-carboxylate reductase — protein sequence MAPFLLDVAVMGLGKVGTSLVLGLSRMGYRVLASTANPERHKDIEAMGIEILPSFEAARRSEIVVIAVKPKQVRGLAEEIREAVEGKLVISVAAALTTELLESLLPRARIIRAMPNLAIMVGESATAIAKGRSATEHDLEVAKRIFGAVGDCIVVEEELMDMITGLSGSGPAYAFLFMEALADAGVKAGLPKELALRLAARSLLGASRMVLEMGEHPAVLKDMVVTPGGVTIAAMHVLEKYRMRAALMDAVEAAVRRAEEIRKELNTSVTVQPLHGPPTGIG from the coding sequence GTGGCTCCCTTCCTGCTTGATGTTGCCGTGATGGGGCTAGGTAAGGTAGGTACCTCCCTGGTCCTGGGTCTGTCGAGGATGGGCTACCGCGTTTTGGCCTCAACAGCCAACCCGGAGAGGCACAAGGACATCGAAGCTATGGGCATAGAGATACTACCGAGCTTCGAGGCCGCTCGCAGAAGCGAGATCGTGGTGATAGCCGTCAAGCCGAAGCAGGTTAGGGGATTGGCTGAGGAGATAAGGGAGGCTGTGGAAGGTAAGCTGGTGATCTCGGTGGCTGCAGCCCTGACCACTGAGCTCCTGGAGAGCCTGCTCCCCCGAGCGAGGATAATCAGGGCCATGCCCAACCTAGCGATAATGGTCGGCGAGTCCGCTACAGCAATAGCTAAGGGCAGGAGCGCAACGGAGCACGACTTAGAGGTGGCTAAGAGGATCTTCGGGGCAGTCGGCGATTGCATCGTGGTTGAGGAGGAGCTGATGGACATGATAACGGGGCTCAGTGGTAGCGGTCCCGCTTACGCCTTCCTATTCATGGAGGCCCTGGCCGATGCGGGGGTCAAAGCGGGCCTCCCGAAGGAGCTAGCCCTAAGGCTCGCCGCCAGATCCCTACTGGGGGCCTCCAGGATGGTGCTGGAGATGGGGGAGCATCCCGCGGTGCTTAAGGACATGGTGGTAACGCCTGGAGGCGTGACCATCGCTGCCATGCATGTGCTCGAGAAGTACAGGATGAGGGCTGCCCTGATGGATGCTGTAGAAGCTGCTGTGAGGAGAGCTGAGGAGATAAGGAAGGAATTGAATACTTCTGTTACTGTTCAACCTCTTCACGGCCCACCGACCGGAATCGGTTAA
- a CDS encoding hydrogenase maturation protease translates to MRTLVICVGNAMRSDDGLGVRVWEELRARGVDAILSGPDMPELLDSLCVDRLVLVDAVDFGGEPGSLISARLEELDPIEIRSSTHSLSPIHFLRLIKEITGHPKEVFVVGVQPKSLDLKEGLSEEVERSLSAVLGRVLEILRDGLEAIQG, encoded by the coding sequence TTGAGAACCCTGGTCATATGCGTGGGCAACGCCATGAGGTCGGATGACGGCCTGGGGGTGAGGGTCTGGGAGGAGCTGAGGGCCAGGGGCGTCGATGCGATCCTCTCTGGGCCGGATATGCCTGAGCTCCTGGATTCCCTATGCGTGGACAGGCTCGTACTCGTGGATGCCGTTGACTTCGGGGGGGAGCCAGGCAGTCTGATCTCTGCTAGGTTGGAGGAGCTCGATCCCATCGAGATCAGGTCCTCCACGCACTCCCTCTCCCCAATTCACTTCTTGAGGCTCATCAAGGAGATCACCGGCCATCCGAAGGAGGTCTTCGTCGTGGGCGTTCAGCCGAAGAGCTTGGATCTGAAGGAGGGGCTGAGCGAGGAGGTCGAGAGGTCCCTGTCGGCCGTTTTGGGGAGGGTCCTGGAGATCCTGAGGGATGGACTTGAAGCGATTCAGGGATAG
- a CDS encoding pyridoxal phosphate-dependent aminotransferase: MLTIRDVFDSCRRREREGRRVIGAHIGEPSHEPPIPVSGALRDLGEVGRRYLPFVGIERTRESVSDFAARFLGRDLSEERIFLTNGGAQSLLISALAALKLRKGRLLVPAPGFPQYFDHAVEFGYTVATYDPLSEDLVGEVLGKLYDVSAVLINYPNNPTGYVAPNSELRDLWAELSRRGVLLINDAAYSQIYFGERVEVVGDVIADTFSKTFALPGMRVGYIYWGAEKPEVVGKLLYLMTAGVSEVSQLLITRMIEAASDNYFARVRSHYAELREEVVRGARESGLIFPEPRGAFYLYARHPEVRDSNELALKLLEWDPVVGIVPAAVFRGGKDFFRISYGVLKKAEVRELFRAIREVIGG, translated from the coding sequence ATGCTCACCATAAGGGACGTCTTCGATTCCTGCAGGAGGAGGGAGAGGGAGGGGAGGAGGGTTATAGGGGCTCACATAGGCGAGCCTTCCCATGAACCCCCCATCCCCGTCTCGGGGGCGCTGAGGGATCTGGGGGAGGTGGGGAGGAGGTACTTGCCGTTCGTGGGGATCGAGCGAACTAGGGAGAGCGTCAGCGATTTCGCTGCTAGATTCCTGGGAAGGGATTTGAGCGAGGAAAGGATATTCCTGACAAATGGAGGGGCTCAATCCTTATTGATCTCTGCTCTAGCTGCCCTTAAGTTGAGGAAGGGTAGGCTACTGGTCCCGGCTCCGGGTTTCCCCCAGTACTTCGATCACGCCGTCGAGTTCGGCTACACCGTGGCCACGTACGATCCCCTCTCAGAGGATCTGGTGGGCGAGGTCCTGGGAAAGCTCTATGACGTCTCAGCGGTGCTGATAAACTACCCAAATAACCCCACGGGATACGTGGCCCCTAACTCGGAACTGAGGGACCTCTGGGCCGAGTTAAGCAGGAGAGGCGTATTGCTGATAAACGATGCAGCCTACTCCCAGATATACTTCGGTGAGCGCGTCGAGGTGGTAGGCGATGTGATAGCGGATACCTTCAGCAAGACCTTCGCGCTCCCGGGGATGAGGGTGGGCTACATCTACTGGGGAGCTGAGAAGCCAGAGGTAGTCGGTAAGCTGCTCTACTTGATGACGGCGGGTGTCTCAGAGGTATCCCAGTTACTGATAACCAGGATGATAGAGGCCGCTAGCGATAACTACTTCGCCAGGGTCAGGAGCCATTACGCTGAGCTCAGGGAGGAGGTAGTCAGGGGAGCTAGGGAATCGGGCCTCATCTTTCCTGAGCCTAGAGGAGCCTTCTACCTCTACGCTAGGCACCCGGAAGTGAGAGACTCGAACGAGTTAGCTCTGAAACTTCTCGAATGGGATCCCGTAGTCGGAATAGTACCTGCTGCCGTCTTCAGGGGAGGGAAGGATTTCTTCAGAATAAGTTACGGTGTCCTCAAGAAGGCGGAAGTTAGGGAGCTCTTCAGGGCGATTAGGGAGGTTATTGGGGGTTAG
- a CDS encoding phosphoenolpyruvate carboxykinase (ATP): protein MRGLIPPPDDLNPRSFREAFQRILEAKRKAGIMPILDNPEDLLERAKLYGTRYANGSWGWASNIWSRSAANTVVVNDEGELKYEHKLLMLRVLEHILAQGPLIKVDGYVGKPGTKVQMHARVYVDPQFPDIAYRWSQLVFPAPSDAEPDAELFVIPHYLGNPMIPGTNRMMMVIRFPNERLTIITVSSYQGEVKKGVLCHWIDYVYGKGCTGEHAALREFTVKKIDGSWRRVVMAIWGLTGSGKSTHSFYAWNEENSRTFLERFGVDPLELVRDQVIRNDDIIAICEDRVYGSERGSWTKTEDLTPDQVAMWRGATSPRALHENTEFDEGGFPSFAGELFSYFGRPNRNSRTVLYLEDTGFFDGDIASSGPLTTAIFLSPSYFTSYAWMRVEDPAVAAKFLADGKTIGHPAQAKELVGKIRYVPRFSEFTIGVPDSMHVIRFYEMLRKRRERDPIEVYVFVTTGRVGAEYRWVEREVGGRRLVVPEPLMEDAGGFRVKGGSKPTIEEDELFILQSSRGAVEYEPHPFWGERVLVPKSVAGLDGRRLKELSPTNYYSMSEFEELLRAEIEESKAWLRMNCPGLPDEIVNSMDF, encoded by the coding sequence ATGAGAGGGCTGATACCTCCTCCGGATGATCTTAACCCTAGGAGCTTCAGGGAAGCTTTCCAGAGGATCTTAGAAGCTAAGAGAAAAGCCGGGATCATGCCCATTCTGGACAACCCCGAGGACCTATTGGAGAGAGCCAAACTCTACGGAACCCGGTACGCTAACGGATCTTGGGGTTGGGCATCCAACATATGGAGCAGATCCGCCGCTAACACGGTGGTTGTGAACGATGAGGGCGAGCTCAAGTACGAGCACAAGCTACTGATGCTGAGGGTCCTGGAGCACATCCTAGCACAGGGTCCCCTGATAAAGGTGGATGGCTACGTCGGTAAGCCCGGTACTAAGGTTCAGATGCATGCGAGGGTTTACGTTGACCCTCAGTTCCCTGACATAGCTTACAGGTGGTCTCAGCTGGTTTTCCCAGCACCGAGTGATGCCGAACCTGACGCCGAGCTCTTCGTCATCCCCCATTACCTGGGGAACCCAATGATACCGGGGACCAACAGGATGATGATGGTGATCAGGTTCCCCAACGAACGGTTGACGATAATAACGGTCTCATCCTATCAGGGAGAGGTGAAGAAGGGGGTTCTCTGCCACTGGATCGACTACGTCTACGGAAAGGGATGCACCGGAGAACATGCGGCCCTCAGGGAGTTCACGGTTAAGAAGATCGATGGAAGCTGGAGAAGGGTCGTTATGGCCATATGGGGGCTCACCGGAAGCGGTAAGTCCACTCACAGTTTCTACGCTTGGAACGAGGAGAACTCAAGGACGTTCCTGGAGAGGTTCGGGGTGGATCCCCTGGAGCTGGTGAGGGATCAGGTGATAAGGAACGATGATATCATTGCGATATGCGAGGACAGGGTCTATGGATCTGAGCGAGGTTCTTGGACGAAGACCGAGGATCTGACTCCCGATCAGGTGGCCATGTGGAGAGGAGCAACGAGCCCTAGGGCTCTTCATGAGAACACGGAGTTCGATGAGGGAGGCTTCCCCTCGTTCGCTGGCGAGCTCTTCAGCTACTTCGGGAGACCGAATAGGAACTCGAGGACCGTGCTATACTTAGAGGACACGGGGTTCTTCGATGGCGATATAGCCTCAAGCGGACCGTTGACGACGGCCATATTCCTCTCGCCGAGTTACTTCACGTCCTACGCTTGGATGAGGGTCGAAGATCCGGCCGTCGCCGCCAAGTTCCTGGCCGACGGTAAGACTATAGGTCACCCAGCGCAGGCTAAGGAGCTAGTGGGTAAAATTAGGTACGTTCCTAGGTTCTCGGAGTTCACAATAGGGGTCCCTGACTCCATGCACGTCATCAGGTTCTATGAGATGCTGAGGAAGAGGAGGGAGAGAGATCCAATCGAGGTTTACGTCTTCGTGACCACGGGCAGGGTTGGAGCTGAGTACAGGTGGGTCGAGAGGGAGGTCGGAGGTAGGAGGCTCGTGGTCCCGGAGCCCCTGATGGAAGATGCAGGGGGTTTCAGGGTTAAGGGTGGCTCGAAGCCGACGATAGAGGAGGACGAGCTCTTCATCCTCCAGTCCTCAAGGGGGGCTGTCGAGTACGAGCCACACCCGTTCTGGGGGGAGAGGGTGCTGGTTCCTAAGAGCGTAGCGGGCCTGGACGGAAGGAGGCTTAAGGAGCTCAGCCCGACCAATTACTACAGTATGAGCGAGTTCGAGGAGCTACTGAGGGCTGAGATAGAGGAGAGTAAAGCTTGGCTCAGGATGAACTGTCCAGGTCTTCCTGATGAGATAGTGAACTCCATGGACTTCTGA
- a CDS encoding amidohydrolase, whose translation MLLAIENARVMGSYERSCVIVRDDRVLEVGSSSTCEKHRGNARFLDAEGRVLIPGVVDSHMHLLSYALSMRRLDLRGIRSLEELREAVRSKVRTSKPGEWIVGHGWDQEALRDRRCPRASDLDEVSPENPVILTRVCLHAGVLNSRAMRELGIRKDLLFEEELYEAMRRVVRITRGADHLMLKAVMTLLAYGITEVHSMDASPEELAILRGLLGRGALPLRVRVYLSEGLDAELNGDLLSVDGIKVYADGSFGARTAALREDYEDQPGNRGSLLRSWREIASLAASLRSREKRLAVHAIGDRALEEVVKALESGATNLRIEHASLTPPDLMERLSRARPEMVAVQPHFAVTDWWLTSRLGDRVKHAYRFREMVERGLRVSGSSDSPVEPANPWMSIEAAVTGGELGIDPMSLEQALSIYTHDLAPGARADLILLDQNPWGLNRFDLSGVRSSLTLIGGLVVYDQDGASGRCGWPEHPFSKLISTWWS comes from the coding sequence TTGCTCCTGGCCATAGAGAACGCCAGGGTTATGGGGAGCTACGAGAGGAGCTGCGTAATCGTAAGGGACGATAGGGTCCTGGAGGTGGGATCCTCAAGTACCTGTGAGAAGCACAGAGGAAATGCTAGGTTCCTGGACGCTGAGGGTCGCGTCCTCATCCCAGGCGTAGTTGACTCACACATGCACCTTCTCAGCTACGCTCTCTCGATGCGGAGGCTCGATCTCAGGGGAATTAGGAGTTTAGAGGAGCTCAGAGAGGCTGTTAGGTCTAAGGTGAGGACATCCAAGCCGGGTGAGTGGATCGTAGGGCACGGGTGGGACCAGGAGGCCCTTAGGGACAGGAGGTGCCCTAGGGCCAGCGATTTGGATGAGGTCTCCCCCGAGAACCCGGTGATCCTCACCAGAGTTTGCTTACACGCCGGTGTGCTCAACTCGAGGGCTATGAGGGAGCTGGGGATCAGGAAGGACCTCCTCTTCGAGGAGGAGCTATACGAAGCGATGAGGAGAGTAGTGCGGATCACGAGGGGAGCTGATCATCTCATGTTAAAGGCCGTTATGACCCTATTGGCTTACGGGATAACTGAGGTCCATAGCATGGATGCATCGCCCGAGGAGCTGGCGATCCTCAGGGGCTTGCTGGGGAGGGGTGCGCTTCCCCTGAGGGTGAGGGTCTACCTCTCCGAGGGCCTAGATGCGGAGCTCAACGGCGATTTGCTCTCGGTGGATGGGATAAAGGTTTACGCTGACGGCAGCTTCGGGGCTAGGACAGCCGCTCTGAGGGAGGATTACGAGGATCAGCCCGGAAACAGGGGATCGCTTCTGAGGAGCTGGAGGGAGATCGCCTCGTTAGCTGCCAGCTTGAGATCCAGGGAGAAGAGATTGGCCGTGCATGCCATAGGGGATAGAGCCCTCGAGGAGGTCGTGAAGGCTCTCGAAAGCGGTGCAACCAACTTGAGGATTGAGCACGCTTCCCTCACTCCCCCGGATCTCATGGAGAGGCTATCTAGGGCTAGGCCCGAGATGGTGGCCGTGCAGCCCCACTTCGCGGTCACCGACTGGTGGCTGACCAGCAGACTCGGGGACAGGGTCAAGCATGCTTACAGGTTTAGGGAGATGGTCGAGAGGGGGCTCAGGGTCTCCGGGAGCAGCGACTCCCCCGTCGAGCCCGCGAACCCCTGGATGAGCATAGAGGCTGCCGTGACGGGAGGGGAGCTCGGTATTGATCCGATGAGCTTGGAGCAAGCTTTGAGCATATACACGCATGACCTGGCACCTGGAGCTAGAGCCGATTTAATTTTACTGGATCAGAACCCTTGGGGGCTGAACAGGTTCGATCTATCGGGAGTTAGGAGCTCCCTCACCTTGATCGGAGGGCTCGTCGTCTACGATCAAGATGGAGCTTCGGGGAGGTGCGGATGGCCCGAGCACCCATTCAGCAAGCTCATATCGACTTGGTGGAGTTAA